From Ptiloglossa arizonensis isolate GNS036 chromosome 14, iyPtiAriz1_principal, whole genome shotgun sequence, the proteins below share one genomic window:
- the LOC143154359 gene encoding uncharacterized protein LOC143154359 isoform X1 has translation MMAPQVVGVLLKKPGQQGHPRFPPLDPQETKIRGELYVEDLGERRIVSIRMGWLWVEGTPMRLPLRALNLRQAAPSLCQPHVLALGFTLSDSQDHTLATFWADTEPIYWSWVRAIAAELVRQTPFRAQRCLNFLEILTICPRGPVPLPDSPTESRRRSRSELRCWPGDSPTEKDTRNSATILEESRRRARSELRGWSSSNSSDEDLLGEFRSIPAIITKEPPVTRIWGCSESSEGSDDSLPWGGVCRSSVDSVDSSASIPEPETREQRIQRYKEARRRENEARSRRVLEEDARRRKARAEENNNEVLKTYGSGRSRSRIYSGNDNDDFCPTSTKKELDVVRDASRSRNEKDVISRLPPVKPNEFSTVRFEDDHRNEDDNRNNNSGNNGNYSPKNGNTSPGILRTDISERRSRARERRCVREKGQSLQSQQVPSTTLETTLQERKKCLAQLSSRIPVPRQQSQTPTKASENSTSIVLAKSSTSLSVLTEPPREEDVARLLERCQRVDHYVPVREKLTLFESLSRLGGRLARSTEDLGRSSSKPSPRGKQRARSLHDLNRGARAVPVREMCRFFEGSVEQDPNHKSATLAKTRFSDPVTPTRNTWKDSTSTKGNEAPCVRSSTRKKHYFK, from the exons gCGAGCTGTACGTAGAGGACCTAGGAGAGAGGCGGATCGTTTCCATCAGAATGGGTTGGTTGTGGGTCGAGGGTACTCCGATGAGGCTGCCATTGAGGGCGTTGAACCTACGTCAAGCAGCGCCCAGTCTCTGTCAACCACACGTACTGGCTCTCGGTTTCACGCTCAGCGACTCGCAGGATCACACTCTTGCCACATTTTGG GCCGACACGGAGCCGATCTACTGGTCCTGGGTCAGAGCAATAGCGGCGGAGCTGGTCAGGCAGACACCGTTTCGGGCTCAACGTTGCCTGAACTTCTTGGAGATCCTAACGATATGTCCGAGAGGACCGGTCCCGCTCCCCGATAGCCCCACAGAGTCCCGAAGACGTTCGCGAAGCGAATTGCGTTGTTGGCCGGGTGATTCCCCAACGGAGAAGGATACCAGAAACTCCGCGACGATACTGGAGGAGTCCAGGAGAAGAGCCAGAAGCGAGTTGCGCGGTTGGTCCAGCAGCAATTCAAGCGACGAGGACCTCCTCGGAGAGTTTCGCAGCATACCGGCGATAATAACCAAGGAGCCACCGGTGACCAGGATTTGGGGTTGCAGCGAGAGTAGCGAAGGTAGCGACGACAGTCTACCTTGGGGCGGGGTCTGTCGTTCGAGCGTGGATTCCGTGGACTCGAGTGCCTCGATTCCCGAGCCGGAGACCAGAGAGCAACGAATCCAGAGGTACAAGGAGGCCAGGCGACGAGAGAACGAGGCCAGAAGCAGGCGAGTCCTCGAGGAGGATGCGAGGAGACGGAAAGCGAGAGCCGAGGAAAACAACAACGAAGTTCTCAAGACGTACGGTTCCGGGAGATCGAGGAGCAGAATCTACTCCGGAAACGATAACGACGACTTTTGTCCGACCTCGACAAAGAAGGAGCTCGACGTTGTTCGCGACGCCTCCAGATCGCGGAACGAGAAGGACGTTATCAGCAGACTACCGCCGGTGAAGCCGAACGAATTCTCCACGGTGAGATTCGAGGACGACCATCGCAACGAGGACGATAACAGAAACAACAACAGCGGCAACAACGGCAACTATAGCCCCAAGAACGGTAACACGAGTCCCGGAATACTCAGAACGGACATCAGCGAAAGAAGAAgcagagccagggagagacggTGCGTCCGAGAGAAGGGGCAATCGTTACAGTCGCAGCAGGTCCCGAGCACCACGCTCGAGACCACGCTCCAAGAACGCAAGAAATGCCTGGCCCAATTGTCCTCCAGAATTCCTGTACCGCGTCAACAGTCTCAAACACCCACCAAGGCTTCCGAGAACTCTACCTCTATCGTACTAGCCAAGTCGTCGACTTCCCTATCGGTCCTGACCGAGCCTCCGCGCGAGGAGGACGTGGCCAGACTCCTCGAACGATGTCAGAGGGTGGATCACTACGTGCCGGTACGAGAGAAACTAACCTTGTTCGAGTCGCTCTCGAGATTGGGCGGTCGACTGGCCAGAAGTACCGAGGATCTCGGTCGTTCCTCCTCGAAAccgagccctaggggaaaacaacgcgCCAGATCTCTTCACGATCTTAACCGAGGAGCCAGGGCCGTACCTGTCAGGGAGATGTGTCGATTCTTCGAGGGTAGCGTCGAGCAAGACCCCAATCACAAGTCCGCCACTCTTGCCAAGACGAGATTCAGCGATCCCGTGACACCCACCAGGAACACGTGGAAGGATTCTACGAGTACGAAGGGCAACGAAGCGCCCTGCGTTCGATCCTCGACGCGaaagaaacattatttcaaGTAA
- the LOC143154359 gene encoding uncharacterized protein LOC143154359 isoform X2, which produces MGWLWVEGTPMRLPLRALNLRQAAPSLCQPHVLALGFTLSDSQDHTLATFWADTEPIYWSWVRAIAAELVRQTPFRAQRCLNFLEILTICPRGPVPLPDSPTESRRRSRSELRCWPGDSPTEKDTRNSATILEESRRRARSELRGWSSSNSSDEDLLGEFRSIPAIITKEPPVTRIWGCSESSEGSDDSLPWGGVCRSSVDSVDSSASIPEPETREQRIQRYKEARRRENEARSRRVLEEDARRRKARAEENNNEVLKTYGSGRSRSRIYSGNDNDDFCPTSTKKELDVVRDASRSRNEKDVISRLPPVKPNEFSTVRFEDDHRNEDDNRNNNSGNNGNYSPKNGNTSPGILRTDISERRSRARERRCVREKGQSLQSQQVPSTTLETTLQERKKCLAQLSSRIPVPRQQSQTPTKASENSTSIVLAKSSTSLSVLTEPPREEDVARLLERCQRVDHYVPVREKLTLFESLSRLGGRLARSTEDLGRSSSKPSPRGKQRARSLHDLNRGARAVPVREMCRFFEGSVEQDPNHKSATLAKTRFSDPVTPTRNTWKDSTSTKGNEAPCVRSSTRKKHYFK; this is translated from the exons ATGGGTTGGTTGTGGGTCGAGGGTACTCCGATGAGGCTGCCATTGAGGGCGTTGAACCTACGTCAAGCAGCGCCCAGTCTCTGTCAACCACACGTACTGGCTCTCGGTTTCACGCTCAGCGACTCGCAGGATCACACTCTTGCCACATTTTGG GCCGACACGGAGCCGATCTACTGGTCCTGGGTCAGAGCAATAGCGGCGGAGCTGGTCAGGCAGACACCGTTTCGGGCTCAACGTTGCCTGAACTTCTTGGAGATCCTAACGATATGTCCGAGAGGACCGGTCCCGCTCCCCGATAGCCCCACAGAGTCCCGAAGACGTTCGCGAAGCGAATTGCGTTGTTGGCCGGGTGATTCCCCAACGGAGAAGGATACCAGAAACTCCGCGACGATACTGGAGGAGTCCAGGAGAAGAGCCAGAAGCGAGTTGCGCGGTTGGTCCAGCAGCAATTCAAGCGACGAGGACCTCCTCGGAGAGTTTCGCAGCATACCGGCGATAATAACCAAGGAGCCACCGGTGACCAGGATTTGGGGTTGCAGCGAGAGTAGCGAAGGTAGCGACGACAGTCTACCTTGGGGCGGGGTCTGTCGTTCGAGCGTGGATTCCGTGGACTCGAGTGCCTCGATTCCCGAGCCGGAGACCAGAGAGCAACGAATCCAGAGGTACAAGGAGGCCAGGCGACGAGAGAACGAGGCCAGAAGCAGGCGAGTCCTCGAGGAGGATGCGAGGAGACGGAAAGCGAGAGCCGAGGAAAACAACAACGAAGTTCTCAAGACGTACGGTTCCGGGAGATCGAGGAGCAGAATCTACTCCGGAAACGATAACGACGACTTTTGTCCGACCTCGACAAAGAAGGAGCTCGACGTTGTTCGCGACGCCTCCAGATCGCGGAACGAGAAGGACGTTATCAGCAGACTACCGCCGGTGAAGCCGAACGAATTCTCCACGGTGAGATTCGAGGACGACCATCGCAACGAGGACGATAACAGAAACAACAACAGCGGCAACAACGGCAACTATAGCCCCAAGAACGGTAACACGAGTCCCGGAATACTCAGAACGGACATCAGCGAAAGAAGAAgcagagccagggagagacggTGCGTCCGAGAGAAGGGGCAATCGTTACAGTCGCAGCAGGTCCCGAGCACCACGCTCGAGACCACGCTCCAAGAACGCAAGAAATGCCTGGCCCAATTGTCCTCCAGAATTCCTGTACCGCGTCAACAGTCTCAAACACCCACCAAGGCTTCCGAGAACTCTACCTCTATCGTACTAGCCAAGTCGTCGACTTCCCTATCGGTCCTGACCGAGCCTCCGCGCGAGGAGGACGTGGCCAGACTCCTCGAACGATGTCAGAGGGTGGATCACTACGTGCCGGTACGAGAGAAACTAACCTTGTTCGAGTCGCTCTCGAGATTGGGCGGTCGACTGGCCAGAAGTACCGAGGATCTCGGTCGTTCCTCCTCGAAAccgagccctaggggaaaacaacgcgCCAGATCTCTTCACGATCTTAACCGAGGAGCCAGGGCCGTACCTGTCAGGGAGATGTGTCGATTCTTCGAGGGTAGCGTCGAGCAAGACCCCAATCACAAGTCCGCCACTCTTGCCAAGACGAGATTCAGCGATCCCGTGACACCCACCAGGAACACGTGGAAGGATTCTACGAGTACGAAGGGCAACGAAGCGCCCTGCGTTCGATCCTCGACGCGaaagaaacattatttcaaGTAA